From Astyanax mexicanus isolate ESR-SI-001 chromosome 11, AstMex3_surface, whole genome shotgun sequence, the proteins below share one genomic window:
- the spc25 gene encoding kinetochore protein Spc25 has translation MASIKDPDVGEQFSSKLEEIRTKLLKQAMGEAMNEATAQFCQGHKQYMKSVLETCAKKCKEDETMFATIQAYTEDLKAKRSVMKEKNTECPEILEEIEDKERHKELLIQKLEKLKQEQAKNRELLHSQNKANKDRLKNLNKMKDIFQERLSLEIRKIQGEKLQFIFRNISHEKPESAFTFLLRINEDGVYQIVSCDPPLAQMDYLERRLQETNNFSAFLANVRKEFVALHNATKTT, from the exons ATGGCTTCTATAAAGGACCCAGACGTGGGGGAGCAGTTCAGCAGTAAGCTGGAGGAGATCAGGACGAAGCTGTTGAAGCAGGCGATGGGAGAAGCGATGAACGAGGCGACAGCGCAGTTCTGTCAGGGACACAAACAGTACATGAAGTCTGTGCTCG AAACATGCGCAAAGAAATGCAAGGAAGATGAAACGATGTTTGCAACTATACAAGCATACACAGAAG ATTTGAAAGCCAAGCGTTCTGTGATGAAAGAAAAGAatacagaatgccctgaaatttTGGAAGAGATTGAGGATAAAGAAAGACATAAAGAACTCTTAATTCAGAAGTTGGAGAAGCTCAAGCAGGAACAAGCTAAAAACAGAGAAC tgCTTCACTCACAAAACAAAGCTAACAAGGACAGACTAAAAAACCTGAATAAGATGAAAGATATCTTTCAGGAACGACTAAGTCTTGAGATCAGAAAAATCCAAG GTGAGAAGCTCCAGTTCATCTTCAGAAACATCAGCCATGAGAAACCAGAAAGTGCTTTCACGTTCCTTTTAAGGATAAATGAGGATGGTGTGTACCAAA TTGTTTCCTGTGATCCTCCGCTGGCGCAGATGGATTATCTGGAGCGTAGACTGCAGGAGACCAACAACTTCTCAGCCTTCCTCGCCAATGTCAGAAAAGAGTTTGTGGCACTACACAATGCTACAAAGACCACCTAA